The genomic window CTCTTATGGGAGTTGGAGAGGGTTCAAGGTCTTTTGTTAAAAGTTCTGGGCTTAAATTCAGTGGTAATGTATCCAGAAATGGGACAGTTAGATTTATTTCACCTTACGATGGGAAAATGGTGTTTGAGCTATATGATTTGAATGGAAGGAAGGTTGAAACAAGGAATCTTTTTGTAAATTCTGGAACCAATGAACTCAGATTTAAGAATTTAAAATCTGG from candidate division WOR-3 bacterium includes these protein-coding regions:
- a CDS encoding T9SS type A sorting domain-containing protein, with product LMGVGEGSRSFVKSSGLKFSGNVSRNGTVRFISPYDGKMVFELYDLNGRKVETRNLFVNSGTNELRFKNLKSGVYFLKYRGSSEGTFKFFVSE